A stretch of Schaalia odontolytica DNA encodes these proteins:
- the typA gene encoding translational GTPase TypA: MSTRPDLRNVAIVAHVDHGKTTLVDAMLWQSGAFSERDTVEKTGERVMDSGDLEREKGITILAKNTAVHYTGPAAQALGLEDGVIINVIDTPGHADFGGEVERGLSMVDGVVLMVDASEGPLPQTRFVLRKALQAHLPVIVVVNKVDRPDSRIEEVVSETTDLLLSLGEDLMNEGIDIDVDSLMDVPVVYASAKAGKCSLENPGDGQLPTENLEPLFETILNRIPGPTYDEDMPLQAHVTNLDASPFLGRLALLRIHNGTLKKGADVGLARHDGTIQRVHISELLATEGLERVSTDSAAPGDIVAVAGIEDIMIGESLVDLEDPRPLPLITVDDPAISMTIGINTSPMAGRVKGAKVTARQVKDRLDRELIGNVSLKVLPTERPDAWEVQGRGELALAILVEQMRREGFELTVGKPQVVTKEIDGVLSEPMERMTIDIPEEYLGAVTQLMAARKGRMETMANHGSGWIRLEFVVPARGLIGFRTRFLTETRGTGIASSISEGYAPWQGTIEQRLTGSLVADRAGQATPYAMTNLQERGSFIVEPSSEVYEGQVVGENPRGEDMDVNICREKKQTNTRSATADVYESLTPSRKLTLEESLEFAANDECVEVTPEAVRVRKVVLDAQERFKIAARERRANR, translated from the coding sequence ATGTCCACGCGTCCCGACCTGCGAAATGTCGCCATCGTCGCGCACGTCGATCATGGCAAGACCACGCTGGTTGACGCAATGCTCTGGCAGTCCGGAGCGTTCTCCGAGCGTGACACGGTCGAAAAGACCGGCGAGCGCGTCATGGACTCCGGCGACCTCGAGCGCGAGAAGGGCATCACCATTCTCGCCAAGAACACCGCCGTCCACTACACCGGCCCCGCCGCGCAGGCCCTGGGCCTCGAGGATGGCGTCATCATCAACGTTATCGACACCCCCGGCCACGCCGACTTCGGCGGCGAGGTTGAGCGAGGCCTGTCGATGGTCGACGGCGTCGTCCTCATGGTCGATGCCTCCGAGGGCCCGCTCCCGCAGACCCGCTTCGTGCTGCGCAAGGCCCTCCAGGCCCATCTGCCCGTCATCGTCGTCGTCAACAAGGTCGACCGTCCCGACTCGCGTATCGAGGAGGTCGTCTCCGAGACGACCGACCTGCTCCTGTCGCTGGGCGAGGACCTCATGAACGAAGGCATCGACATCGACGTGGACTCCCTCATGGACGTCCCCGTCGTCTACGCCTCCGCTAAGGCCGGCAAGTGCTCGCTGGAAAACCCCGGTGACGGCCAGCTGCCCACCGAGAACCTCGAGCCCCTGTTCGAGACCATCCTGAACCGTATCCCCGGCCCCACCTACGACGAGGACATGCCGCTGCAGGCCCACGTCACCAACCTGGACGCCTCCCCGTTCCTGGGCCGTCTCGCCCTGCTGCGCATCCACAACGGGACCCTGAAGAAGGGCGCTGACGTGGGCCTGGCGCGCCACGACGGCACCATCCAGCGCGTCCACATCTCCGAGCTGCTGGCCACCGAGGGCCTCGAGCGCGTGTCCACCGACTCCGCCGCCCCCGGTGACATCGTCGCCGTCGCCGGCATCGAAGACATCATGATCGGCGAGTCCCTCGTCGACCTCGAGGACCCGCGTCCCCTGCCGCTCATTACGGTGGATGACCCGGCCATCTCCATGACCATCGGCATCAACACCTCGCCCATGGCCGGCCGCGTCAAGGGCGCTAAGGTCACGGCCCGCCAGGTCAAGGACCGCCTTGACCGCGAGCTCATCGGCAACGTGTCCCTGAAGGTTCTGCCCACCGAGCGCCCCGACGCCTGGGAGGTCCAGGGCCGTGGCGAGCTCGCCCTGGCGATCCTGGTGGAGCAGATGCGCCGCGAGGGCTTCGAGCTCACCGTCGGCAAGCCGCAGGTCGTCACCAAGGAGATCGACGGCGTCCTCAGCGAGCCTATGGAGCGCATGACGATCGACATCCCCGAGGAGTACCTGGGCGCCGTCACGCAGCTCATGGCCGCCCGCAAGGGCCGCATGGAGACCATGGCGAACCACGGCTCGGGCTGGATCCGCCTTGAGTTCGTGGTCCCCGCCCGAGGCCTCATCGGCTTCCGTACGCGCTTCCTCACCGAAACGCGCGGCACCGGTATCGCCTCGTCCATCTCCGAGGGCTACGCCCCCTGGCAGGGCACCATCGAGCAGCGCCTCACCGGCTCCCTCGTCGCCGACCGTGCCGGCCAGGCCACCCCGTACGCGATGACGAACCTGCAGGAGCGCGGCTCCTTCATCGTCGAGCCCTCCTCCGAGGTCTACGAGGGCCAGGTCGTGGGCGAAAACCCGCGCGGTGAGGACATGGACGTGAACATCTGCCGCGAGAAGAAGCAGACGAACACGCGTAGCGCGACCGCCGACGTGTACGAGTCGCTGACCCCCTCGCGCAAGCTGACCCTCGAGGAGTCCCTCGAGTTCGCGGCCAACGACGAGTGCGTCGAGGTCACGCCTGAGGCCGTGCGCGTGCGCAAGGTCGTCCTGGACGCCCAGGAGCGCTTCAAGATCGCCGCTCGCGAGCGCCGCGCCAACCGCTGA
- a CDS encoding D-hexose-6-phosphate mutarotase: MTDIATLSADVSTASALVTPFGAHLLSWRPAGHPDVLWLSSRAVLDGTKAIRGGIPVCLPWFGSPTDSPTRPGQGAGAHGFARTSPWTLLGSTQPANDAPASFSFELHHTGETSALYPHSFCARLDIAAGAELNATLTLTNDDDHPFAIEAALHTYLHVGDVKDVTVEGLDGERYYDKVRERYATQTGDVTFIGPTDRVYTSTQQVQVVDPKLGRRIIVDKNGSGSTIVWNPWSQGAATMSDIGEGEWQNFVCVETAAVRERALTLWPGHPHIMTQTLAVETLD, from the coding sequence ATGACTGACATCGCCACGCTCAGCGCAGACGTTTCCACGGCCTCGGCCCTTGTCACCCCCTTCGGTGCGCACCTGCTGTCGTGGCGCCCTGCGGGCCACCCGGATGTCCTGTGGCTGTCCTCCCGTGCGGTGTTGGACGGCACGAAGGCGATCCGCGGCGGCATCCCCGTGTGCCTGCCCTGGTTCGGCAGCCCCACCGATTCCCCGACGAGGCCCGGCCAGGGAGCGGGTGCCCACGGGTTCGCACGCACGAGCCCCTGGACACTGCTGGGAAGCACCCAGCCCGCGAACGACGCCCCGGCCTCGTTCTCCTTCGAGCTGCACCACACGGGCGAGACCTCTGCCCTCTACCCGCACTCCTTCTGCGCGCGCCTGGACATCGCCGCCGGAGCCGAGCTGAACGCGACCCTGACCCTCACGAACGATGACGACCACCCCTTCGCTATCGAGGCCGCCCTGCACACCTACCTGCACGTCGGCGACGTCAAGGACGTGACGGTAGAGGGCCTGGACGGGGAGCGCTACTACGACAAGGTCCGCGAGCGCTACGCCACGCAGACCGGCGACGTGACTTTTATCGGCCCGACGGACCGCGTCTACACGTCCACCCAGCAGGTCCAGGTCGTCGATCCGAAGCTGGGACGACGCATCATCGTGGACAAGAACGGTTCGGGCTCGACGATCGTGTGGAACCCCTGGTCGCAGGGCGCGGCCACGATGAGCGACATCGGCGAGGGCGAGTGGCAGAACTTCGTGTGCGTAGAAACCGCGGCGGTGCGCGAGCGCGCGCTGACGCTGTGGCCGGGGCACCCCCACATCATGACGCAGACCCTTGCCGTGGAGACGCTGGACTGA
- a CDS encoding 1-acyl-sn-glycerol-3-phosphate acyltransferase — MALTSAIASAYLSVSRWKLSTQPLPDKVIVIGAPHTSNWDGVFMAISMWKCGRTFSFLVKDSVVKAPVLGWFVKKIGAVAVERSASHGLVEQVAQRIREADTFTLCITPKGTRSPRDFWKSGFYRIAMEAGVPIQLGFIDRNTRTFGWGPTYQLTGDVRADMEVIRAFYADKVGIRPEKTSVPRLRAEDEAE; from the coding sequence ATGGCTCTCACTTCCGCGATCGCGTCCGCGTACCTGTCCGTTTCCCGCTGGAAGCTGTCCACGCAGCCCCTGCCGGACAAGGTCATCGTCATCGGCGCCCCGCACACCTCGAATTGGGACGGTGTCTTCATGGCGATTTCCATGTGGAAGTGTGGGCGCACGTTCTCGTTCCTCGTGAAGGATTCCGTCGTCAAGGCCCCGGTGCTCGGCTGGTTCGTGAAAAAGATTGGCGCGGTCGCCGTCGAGCGCAGCGCCTCGCACGGCCTGGTCGAGCAGGTTGCCCAGCGCATCCGCGAGGCCGACACCTTCACGCTGTGCATCACACCGAAGGGCACGCGATCGCCGCGAGATTTCTGGAAGTCTGGCTTCTACCGCATCGCAATGGAGGCGGGCGTGCCGATCCAGCTGGGCTTCATCGACCGCAACACCCGCACGTTCGGCTGGGGCCCGACGTACCAGCTGACGGGCGACGTGCGCGCCGACATGGAGGTCATCCGCGCGTTTTACGCCGACAAGGTGGGTATTCGCCCCGAGAAGACATCTGTGCCGCGACTGCGCGCTGAGGACGAGGCCGAATGA